Proteins encoded within one genomic window of Gambusia affinis linkage group LG09, SWU_Gaff_1.0, whole genome shotgun sequence:
- the polr1d gene encoding DNA-directed RNA polymerases I and III subunit RPAC2 isoform X3 — protein MCWCLSPVVLHLRKVQADGGDDGCVTFVMHDEDHTLGNSLRYMIMKNPEVEFCGYTITHPSESKINFRIQTRGGVPAVEPLRSGLNDLHDVCQHVLNTFQARVAEFKEGQEQPME, from the exons atgtgctggtgcctatctccagtggtGCTACACCTTCGAAAG GTCCAGGCTGACGGGGGCGATGACGGCTGCGTGACGTTTGTGATGCACGATGAGGACCACACGCTGGGCAACTCCCTCAGATATATGATCATGAAGAA CCCGGAAGTGGAGTTCTGCGGCTACACCATCACGCATCCCTCAGAGAGCAAGATCAACTTCCGCATCCAGACGCGAG GAGGCGTTCCTGCAGTGGAGCCGCTGCGAAGCGGCCTCAACGACCTGCACGACGTTTGCCAACATGTCCTCAACACCTTCCAG GCGAGAGTTGCTGAGTTTAAAGAAGGCCAGGAGCAACCTATGGAATAA
- the polr1d gene encoding DNA-directed RNA polymerases I and III subunit RPAC2 isoform X1 gives MCWCLSPVVLHLRKVQADGGDDGCVTFVMHDEDHTLGNSLRYMIMKKSVIPEVEFCGYTITHPSESKINFRIQTRGGVPAVEPLRSGLNDLHDVCQHVLNTFQARVAEFKEGQEQPME, from the exons atgtgctggtgcctatctccagtggtGCTACACCTTCGAAAG GTCCAGGCTGACGGGGGCGATGACGGCTGCGTGACGTTTGTGATGCACGATGAGGACCACACGCTGGGCAACTCCCTCAGATATATGATCATGAAGAAGTCAGTGat CCCGGAAGTGGAGTTCTGCGGCTACACCATCACGCATCCCTCAGAGAGCAAGATCAACTTCCGCATCCAGACGCGAG GAGGCGTTCCTGCAGTGGAGCCGCTGCGAAGCGGCCTCAACGACCTGCACGACGTTTGCCAACATGTCCTCAACACCTTCCAG GCGAGAGTTGCTGAGTTTAAAGAAGGCCAGGAGCAACCTATGGAATAA
- the polr1d gene encoding DNA-directed RNA polymerases I and III subunit RPAC2 isoform X4: MAGEGEKKPVLEMVQADGGDDGCVTFVMHDEDHTLGNSLRYMIMKNPEVEFCGYTITHPSESKINFRIQTRGGVPAVEPLRSGLNDLHDVCQHVLNTFQARVAEFKEGQEQPME, from the exons ATGGCCGGGGAAGGCGAAAAGAAACCGGTGCTTGAAATG GTCCAGGCTGACGGGGGCGATGACGGCTGCGTGACGTTTGTGATGCACGATGAGGACCACACGCTGGGCAACTCCCTCAGATATATGATCATGAAGAA CCCGGAAGTGGAGTTCTGCGGCTACACCATCACGCATCCCTCAGAGAGCAAGATCAACTTCCGCATCCAGACGCGAG GAGGCGTTCCTGCAGTGGAGCCGCTGCGAAGCGGCCTCAACGACCTGCACGACGTTTGCCAACATGTCCTCAACACCTTCCAG GCGAGAGTTGCTGAGTTTAAAGAAGGCCAGGAGCAACCTATGGAATAA
- the polr1d gene encoding DNA-directed RNA polymerases I and III subunit RPAC2 isoform X2, whose protein sequence is MAGEGEKKPVLEMVQADGGDDGCVTFVMHDEDHTLGNSLRYMIMKKSVIPEVEFCGYTITHPSESKINFRIQTRGGVPAVEPLRSGLNDLHDVCQHVLNTFQARVAEFKEGQEQPME, encoded by the exons ATGGCCGGGGAAGGCGAAAAGAAACCGGTGCTTGAAATG GTCCAGGCTGACGGGGGCGATGACGGCTGCGTGACGTTTGTGATGCACGATGAGGACCACACGCTGGGCAACTCCCTCAGATATATGATCATGAAGAAGTCAGTGat CCCGGAAGTGGAGTTCTGCGGCTACACCATCACGCATCCCTCAGAGAGCAAGATCAACTTCCGCATCCAGACGCGAG GAGGCGTTCCTGCAGTGGAGCCGCTGCGAAGCGGCCTCAACGACCTGCACGACGTTTGCCAACATGTCCTCAACACCTTCCAG GCGAGAGTTGCTGAGTTTAAAGAAGGCCAGGAGCAACCTATGGAATAA
- the LOC122837272 gene encoding endothelin receptor type B-like encodes MFVRTRAVVLLLCLLLAAEAGASRSARDSQSVPDPLEPSEGNASVQLPAPQPDRPRRPFPPMCVKPTEIRHAFKYVNTIISCLIFVVGIIGNSTLLRIIYRNKCMRNGPNVLIGSLALGDLLYIIIAIPINVYKLIAEDWPFGVHVCKLIPFIQKASVGITVLSLCALSIDRYHAVISWSRVKGMGIPLWKAMEVTVIWMVAVVLAVPEAVAFDMIEMSYRGNKLRICLLHPEQATSFMKLYQEVKDWWLFGFYFCLPLACTGVFYTLMSCEMLSRKKGMRIALNDHMKQRREVAKTVFCLVLIFAFCWLPLHLSRILKKTVYDENDPNRCELLSFLLVMDYIGINMASLNSCINPIALYFVSQKFKNCFQSCLCCWCYRTSPLDDRCSGGRWKGSCHGNGLDRTSSRSSQKYTSSS; translated from the exons ATGTTTGTGAGAACGAGGGCCGTCGTGCTGCTGTTGTGCCTCCTGCTGGCGGCGGAGGCCGGGGCCTCGAGGTCGGCCCGCGACTCCCAGAGCGTCCCCGACCCCCTGGAGCCCTCAGAGGGCAACGCGTCCGTCCAGCTCCCGGCGCCGCAGCCGGACCGCCCGCGGAGGCCGTTCCCGCCCATGTGCGTCAAGCCGACGGAGATCAGACACGCCTTCAAGTACGTGAACACCATCATTTCCTGCCTGATCTTCGTGGTGGGGATCATCGGCAACTCGACGCTGCTCAGGATCATCTACAGGAATAAATGCATGAGGAACGGACCCAACGTGCTGATTGGCAGCCTGGCGCTCGGAGACCTGCTGTACATCATCATCGCCATCCCCATCAACGTGTACAAG CTAATAGCCGAGGACTGGCCGTTCGGCGTGCACGTCTGTAAGCTGATCCCGTTCATCCAGAAAGCCTCGGTGGGAATCACCGTCCTCAGCCTGTGTGCCCTCAGCATTGACCG CTACCACGCCGTGATATCGTGGAGCCGGGTGAAGGGCATGGGGATCCCCCTGTGGAAGGCCATGGAGGTGACCGTGATCTGGATGGTTGCCGTGGTGCTGGCCGTCCCCGAGGCGGTGGCGTTCGACATGATAGAGATGTCGTACAGAGGCAACAAGCTGCGCATCTGCCTGCTGCACCCGGAGCAGGCCACCAGCTTCATGAAG cTGTACCAGGAAGTTAAAGATTGGTGGTTGTTCGGCTTCTACTTCTGCCTCCCGCTGGCCTGCACGGGGGTCTTCTACACGCTCATGTCCTGCGAAATGCTCAGTCGCAAGAAAGGCATGCGGATCGCGCTCAACGACCACATGAAACAG CGGAGGGAAGTGGCGAAGACGGTGTTCTGCCTCGTGCTGATCTTTGCTTTCTGCTGGCTGCCGCTCCACCTCAGCCGCATTCTGAAGAAAACCGTCTACGACGAAAACGACCCCAACCGCTGCGAGCTGCTCAG CTTCCTTCTGGTGATGGATTACATCGGGATCAACATGGCCTCTCTAAACTCCTGCATTAACCCGATTGCCCTCTACTTTGTCAGCCAGAAgtttaaaaattgtttccag TCCTGCCTGTGCTGCTGGTGCTACAGGACGTCTCCTCTGGACGACCGCTGCTCCGGAGGACGCTGGAAGGGATCTTGCCATGGCAACGGACTGGACCGCACCAGCTCCCGCTCCAGTCAAAAGTACACAAGCTCTTCATAG